In the Pseudomonas sp. DTU_2021_1001937_2_SI_NGA_ILE_001 genome, one interval contains:
- a CDS encoding MIP/aquaporin family protein, with protein sequence MTIHIKQPSLAGQCTAEFLGTALMLFFGTGCVAALKVAGASFGLWEISIIWGMAVSMSIYLSAGVSGAHLNPAVSIALSLFAGFEKKKLPFYIASQIAGAFCGAGLVYLLYVNLFFDFEQAHQMVRGTAKSLELASVFSTYPNPAISVGQAFLVEVVITAVLMAVIMALADDKNGLPRGALAPLLIGLLVAVIGSAMGPLTGFAMNPARDLGPKIMTFLAGWGDIAFTGGRDIPYFLIPIFAPIIGASLGAGCYRLLIARHLPGAEEPQPASEQVGAKAQASS encoded by the coding sequence ATGACAATCCATATCAAACAGCCCAGCCTGGCTGGCCAATGCACCGCCGAGTTCCTCGGCACCGCCCTGATGCTCTTTTTCGGTACCGGTTGCGTGGCAGCGCTCAAGGTCGCCGGTGCCAGCTTCGGCCTCTGGGAAATCTCCATCATCTGGGGGATGGCGGTCAGCATGTCCATCTACCTCAGTGCCGGTGTCTCCGGCGCCCATCTCAATCCGGCGGTGAGCATCGCCCTGAGCCTGTTCGCCGGTTTCGAAAAGAAAAAGCTGCCGTTCTACATCGCCTCGCAGATCGCCGGCGCGTTCTGCGGCGCCGGCCTGGTGTACCTGCTGTACGTCAACCTGTTTTTCGACTTCGAACAGGCACACCAGATGGTTCGTGGCACGGCGAAGAGCCTGGAGCTGGCATCGGTCTTCTCGACCTATCCCAACCCGGCCATTTCCGTCGGCCAGGCATTCCTCGTCGAGGTGGTCATCACCGCCGTGCTGATGGCCGTGATCATGGCCCTGGCCGACGACAAGAACGGCCTGCCACGGGGTGCTCTGGCGCCCCTGCTGATCGGCCTGCTGGTGGCCGTCATCGGTAGCGCCATGGGCCCGCTGACCGGCTTCGCCATGAACCCGGCCCGCGACCTGGGTCCGAAGATCATGACCTTCCTGGCTGGTTGGGGTGACATCGCCTTTACCGGCGGACGCGACATCCCCTACTTCCTGATTCCAATCTTCGCCCCGATCATCGGCGCCAGCCTCGGCGCGGGCTGCTACCGCCTGCTGATCGCTCGCCACCTGCCTGGTGCCGAGGAACCACAGCCCGCCAGCGAACAGGTCGGCGCCAAGGCGCAGGCTTCTTCCTGA
- the ybaK gene encoding Cys-tRNA(Pro) deacylase, translating into MTPALDLLKKNRVEHRVHSYEHDPKAASYGLEAAEKLGLETARVFKTLLACSERGELLVAVVPVAGTLDLKALALAAGVKKAEMADPAAAQRATGYLLGGISPLGQKKRLRTFIDQSAQPFDTIFVSAGRRGLEVELAAAALAAQTAASFAAIGRA; encoded by the coding sequence ATGACCCCCGCACTGGATCTGCTGAAAAAAAATCGCGTCGAGCATCGAGTACACAGCTACGAGCATGACCCCAAGGCTGCTTCATATGGATTGGAAGCCGCCGAGAAACTGGGGCTGGAAACGGCCCGGGTGTTCAAGACCCTGCTGGCCTGTAGTGAGAGGGGCGAACTGCTGGTCGCGGTAGTGCCGGTCGCTGGCACCCTTGACCTCAAGGCCCTGGCCCTGGCGGCTGGAGTGAAGAAGGCCGAGATGGCTGATCCGGCGGCGGCGCAACGCGCGACGGGTTACCTGCTGGGAGGTATCAGCCCGCTGGGGCAGAAGAAGCGCCTGCGCACCTTCATTGACCAGAGCGCACAACCTTTCGACACCATTTTCGTCAGTGCCGGGCGGCGGGGGCTGGAGGTCGAGTTGGCGGCGGCGGCCCTGGCCGCGCAGACTGCGGCCAGCTTTGCTGCCATCGGTCGTGCCTGA
- a CDS encoding ABC transporter ATP-binding protein — MSHSLLLNLRGLACGYQDSRVVQDLNLHLNAGDIGCLLGSSGCGKTTTLRAIAGFEPVQAGEISLAGAVISRPGFTLAPEKRRIGMVFQDYALFPHLNVADNIGFGIRRHPRLREVVDELLERVNLKNLGKRYPHELSGGQQQRVALARALAPEPQLLLLDEPFSNLDVELRKRLSAEVREILKARGTSAILVTHDQEEAFAVSDHIGVFKEGRLEQWDTPYNLYHEPLTPYVASFIGQGYFIRGQLLDHDAIQTELGVLRGNRAYPGPSGSAVDVLLRPDDIVHAPHSALKAQVTGRTFQGASTLYNLRLATGSQLEALFPSHVDCMPGDEVGIQVAAEHLVAFPASGSVQASRATAL; from the coding sequence ATGAGCCATTCACTGCTGCTCAACCTGCGCGGGCTTGCCTGCGGTTATCAGGACAGCCGCGTGGTACAGGACCTGAACCTGCACCTCAACGCCGGCGACATCGGCTGCCTGCTGGGTTCGTCAGGCTGCGGCAAGACCACCACCCTGCGCGCCATCGCCGGTTTCGAGCCCGTTCAGGCCGGCGAAATCAGCCTGGCAGGTGCAGTGATCTCACGTCCCGGCTTTACCCTGGCACCGGAAAAGCGCCGTATCGGCATGGTCTTTCAGGACTATGCCCTGTTCCCTCACCTGAACGTGGCAGACAACATCGGCTTCGGTATTCGCCGCCATCCGCGCTTGCGCGAGGTGGTCGACGAACTGCTGGAGCGGGTCAACCTGAAGAACCTGGGCAAGCGCTACCCGCATGAATTGTCCGGTGGCCAGCAACAGCGCGTGGCGCTCGCCCGGGCACTGGCTCCGGAGCCGCAGTTGCTGCTGCTCGACGAGCCCTTCTCCAACCTCGACGTGGAACTGCGCAAACGGCTCAGTGCCGAGGTCCGGGAAATTCTCAAGGCACGCGGCACCAGCGCGATTCTGGTCACCCACGATCAGGAGGAAGCCTTCGCAGTCAGCGATCATATCGGGGTCTTCAAGGAAGGCCGCCTAGAGCAATGGGACACGCCCTACAACCTCTATCACGAGCCTCTGACGCCCTACGTGGCAAGCTTCATTGGCCAAGGATATTTCATTCGTGGACAGCTTCTCGACCACGATGCCATCCAGACCGAACTGGGCGTGCTGCGTGGCAATCGCGCCTACCCAGGCCCCAGCGGCAGTGCAGTCGACGTACTGCTGCGCCCGGACGACATCGTCCACGCCCCGCACAGTGCCTTGAAAGCCCAGGTGACCGGGCGCACCTTCCAGGGCGCATCGACCCTGTACAACCTGCGGCTCGCCACCGGCAGTCAGCTTGAAGCCCTGTTTCCCAGCCATGTCGATTGCATGCCGGGCGATGAGGTCGGCATTCAGGTCGCTGCCGAGCATCTGGTCGCCTTTCCGGCCTCGGGCAGTGTGCAGGCGTCCCGTGCCACCGCGCTTTAG